In Chloroflexota bacterium, one DNA window encodes the following:
- a CDS encoding 2Fe-2S iron-sulfur cluster-binding protein: MAEMITLVIDGKQVEARQGATILQAARAASIDIPTLCVHQKMLLYGACRICSVEAERNGQVRVVASCGYPVEEGLIVRTRSPRIDRIRKLLLELVAPQAMFQENVGGELRRLADEYGADIHRFEYRLNAKSNRCILCGLCVRYCEEIVGAPAIGFVGRGIERRVVFYPDIARRVFAGGMEWAAEVCPTGKIGAESDSSYFGFTVEDFLADRL; the protein is encoded by the coding sequence CATAGATGGCAAGCAGGTAGAAGCCAGGCAGGGAGCTACTATCCTGCAGGCAGCCAGAGCAGCCAGCATCGATATACCAACGCTATGTGTACACCAAAAAATGCTGCTCTACGGGGCCTGCCGCATCTGCAGCGTGGAGGCTGAGAGGAATGGCCAGGTCCGGGTGGTAGCGTCCTGTGGCTATCCTGTCGAAGAAGGTCTGATCGTGAGAACCCGCAGCCCCAGGATAGACAGGATACGAAAGCTCCTTCTCGAACTGGTGGCCCCTCAGGCAATGTTCCAGGAGAATGTCGGCGGTGAGCTGAGGAGGCTGGCCGATGAATACGGGGCTGACATCCACCGCTTCGAGTACCGACTCAATGCCAAATCAAACAGGTGTATCCTCTGCGGCCTCTGTGTCCGCTACTGCGAAGAGATTGTCGGTGCCCCAGCGATAGGCTTCGTCGGAAGGGGAATCGAGCGAAGAGTGGTCTTCTACCCCGATATAGCCAGGAGAGTCTTTGCCGGCGGTATGGAGTGGGCGGCTGAAGTCTGTCCCACAGGCAAGATAGGCGCTGAATCAGATAGCTCCTATTTTGGCTTCACCGTTGAGGACTTCCTGGCGGACAGGCTATGA